One Halodesulfurarchaeum sp. HSR-GB genomic window carries:
- a CDS encoding response regulator translates to MLIVDDEPGLVDLFDLWLTDDYNTVTATTGKTALEKISPSIDAALLDRDLVTMNGSDLATEIRALDPYIPIAFVSGGEPDGDILETGFDDYLVKPIGKSDLLTTLKFFFKTLVSLDDPYRDYAKVLRQQAVINETTNTISKSETTELRSTLQTYRKGIDQLPQEVGILQQIGVV, encoded by the coding sequence GTGCTTATCGTCGACGACGAACCAGGGCTCGTTGATTTGTTCGACTTGTGGCTTACAGACGATTATAACACCGTTACTGCAACCACAGGAAAAACCGCCCTTGAAAAAATATCACCGTCAATCGATGCGGCTTTGCTCGACCGGGATTTGGTCACCATGAATGGGTCCGATCTAGCCACAGAGATCAGGGCTCTCGATCCGTATATCCCGATTGCATTTGTTTCAGGTGGGGAACCTGATGGCGATATCCTTGAAACGGGATTTGACGATTATCTCGTTAAGCCGATCGGGAAAAGCGACCTCCTCACGACCCTCAAGTTTTTTTTTAAAACACTGGTCTCTCTCGACGATCCATATCGAGACTACGCAAAAGTTCTCCGGCAGCAAGCCGTCATCAACGAAACCACAAATACAATCTCGAAATCCGAGACAACTGAACTGCGCTCAACCCTCCAGACATATCGTAAGGGGATCGACCAA
- a CDS encoding thioredoxin domain-containing protein: MDLSRRQLIALGSGIVVTGGIGYSLFNNDAPCDDSRESGPITIGQEDAPTVRVFSDYACPHCKSFVKEVGPSLKSAAENGDIFYRHFDFPLPVDDRWSRAIPNVGRYVYEMAGPVAFSKFESDVYDYQGDYSEQAVIDTALDVLGSASESDVRSVLEERSYCEEIDQEIATGEDHGVEGTPMVMVGSDWTYVEKPSFENIMAAISDR; encoded by the coding sequence ATGGATCTAAGTCGGCGACAGCTAATTGCGTTGGGGAGCGGCATTGTCGTAACTGGTGGGATTGGGTATAGTTTATTCAATAACGACGCTCCTTGCGATGATTCCAGGGAGTCAGGTCCGATTACGATCGGGCAGGAGGACGCGCCTACCGTGCGTGTGTTTTCAGACTATGCCTGCCCTCATTGCAAGAGTTTTGTAAAAGAAGTAGGCCCTTCACTCAAATCGGCAGCTGAGAACGGAGATATCTTCTATCGGCACTTCGATTTCCCATTACCTGTCGATGATCGTTGGTCGCGAGCGATTCCAAACGTTGGTCGGTATGTGTATGAAATGGCGGGCCCTGTCGCGTTTTCCAAGTTTGAATCAGACGTATACGATTACCAGGGCGACTATTCCGAACAGGCGGTGATCGATACCGCTCTCGACGTGCTGGGGTCTGCATCAGAATCGGATGTGAGGAGCGTGCTTGAGGAAAGGTCATATTGCGAAGAGATCGATCAAGAGATTGCTACCGGGGAAGATCACGGAGTCGAAGGGACACCAATGGTAATGGTGGGATCCGACTGGACCTACGTTGAAAAGCCGAGTTTCGAGAATATCATGGCCGCTATTTCGGACCGCTGA
- a CDS encoding tyrosine-type recombinase/integrase: MPIVQTQFSGLTPTRRATMPRNEIRWAAQDLGSLEDLYWDHIAPGLRAEDIDVHKPHATILTQRYPGLDYALREKHDLTVGEFLKTVVGLEEEPPEDPIPEKVRTALENYLDRPKLTHRRSDATVETIRSRLERYLRTYVDVNDDNILDNLSDPSAEGGEQDRVMAVFYRLEDELGSDRTKRKYLSRVQQFYSWLERRGKAEFDPTTAVLDEFGWESSPSDPIPLQPDQVAGLYGAASTSSERVMVAALAAWGLRTGEVARLKSNQIILDEDPRIEFESRKNGPGSVSLIYGLDPLADRLDQLVENGDKDWNGFLFPSSSSSSGHVSPDTIRNRFTRLANAADVDMDGETPTPKMARRYWYEAYTSAQGRLLEIVDEFKEDQGSTSTDVITSHYLSEERKRKLRRQAMRSELKAAFERG, encoded by the coding sequence ATGCCAATCGTTCAGACCCAATTCTCAGGACTCACACCCACCCGCAGAGCCACCATGCCACGTAACGAAATCAGATGGGCAGCTCAAGACCTCGGTTCACTCGAGGATCTGTATTGGGATCACATCGCTCCGGGCCTCAGAGCCGAAGATATCGACGTTCATAAACCACATGCCACTATACTAACTCAGCGGTATCCCGGTCTGGATTATGCCCTTCGCGAAAAGCACGATCTGACGGTTGGAGAGTTCCTCAAAACCGTGGTCGGTCTTGAGGAAGAACCACCCGAAGACCCGATCCCTGAGAAGGTACGCACGGCCCTCGAGAATTATTTGGACCGGCCCAAATTAACCCATAGACGCTCCGACGCGACAGTAGAAACGATTCGCTCCCGGTTAGAACGCTATCTCAGAACCTACGTCGACGTGAACGACGACAATATTCTGGATAACCTTTCTGACCCCAGTGCAGAGGGTGGGGAGCAGGACCGGGTTATGGCCGTTTTCTATCGCCTCGAAGACGAGCTCGGGAGCGATCGGACGAAACGCAAGTATCTCAGCCGGGTTCAGCAGTTCTACAGCTGGCTTGAACGGAGAGGAAAAGCAGAATTCGACCCGACAACTGCGGTTCTGGACGAATTTGGCTGGGAATCTTCGCCATCAGATCCGATTCCCCTACAACCCGATCAGGTGGCCGGCCTTTACGGCGCTGCGTCTACGTCTTCCGAACGGGTGATGGTTGCCGCTCTCGCTGCGTGGGGCCTCCGAACAGGGGAAGTGGCACGCCTCAAATCCAATCAGATCATCCTCGATGAAGATCCACGAATCGAATTCGAATCCAGGAAGAACGGGCCGGGGTCGGTTTCCCTGATTTACGGGCTCGATCCGTTGGCCGATCGACTCGATCAACTAGTAGAGAACGGGGATAAGGATTGGAACGGCTTTTTGTTCCCAAGCAGTAGTTCCTCCTCGGGCCATGTGAGCCCCGACACGATTCGTAATCGATTCACGCGCCTCGCGAACGCCGCAGACGTCGATATGGACGGCGAGACGCCCACGCCCAAGATGGCCCGTCGATACTGGTACGAGGCCTACACGAGCGCCCAAGGCCGGCTCCTCGAGATCGTCGACGAATTCAAAGAGGACCAGGGGAGCACGAGTACCGACGTGATCACGTCCCACTACTTGAGCGAGGAGCGGAAACGCAAACTCAGACGGCAAGCGATGCGATCCGAACTGAAAGCGGCATTCGAAAGAGGATGA